One genomic window of Medicago truncatula cultivar Jemalong A17 chromosome 1, MtrunA17r5.0-ANR, whole genome shotgun sequence includes the following:
- the LOC120578246 gene encoding photosystem II protein D1, producing MVKQINHSKRWGRFCNWITNTENRLYIGWFGVLMIPTLLTATSVFIIAFIAAPPVDIDGIREPVSGSLLYGNNIIFGAIIPTSTAIGLHFYPIWEAASVDEWLYNGGPYELIVLHFLLGVACYLRLFNQILVLLNLSIHL from the coding sequence ATGGTAAAACAAATAAACCATAGTAAAAGGTGGGGCCGCTTCTGTAACTGGATAACCAACACTGAAAACCGTCTTTACATTGGATGGTTTGGTGTTTTGATGATCCCTACCTTATTGACCGCAACTTCTGTATTTATTATCGCTTTCATCGCAGCTCCTCCAGTAGATATTGATGGTATTCGTGAGCCTGTTTCTGGATCTCTACTTTACggaaacaatattatttttggtgCCATTATTCCTACTTCGACGGCTATCGGTTTGCACTTTTACCCGATATGGGAAGCTGCATCCGTTGATGAATGGTTATACAACGGCGGTCCTTATGAACTAATTGTTCTACACTTCTTACTTGGTGTAGCTTGTTATCTTCGACTTTTCAATCAAATATTGGTGTTACTGAACCTTTCCATCCATTTGTGA
- the LOC25483712 gene encoding NDR1/HIN1-like protein 3 has product MDQENPNPPSEQPSKRSTRCCFCLYRVLWIILVTIIILVSLIILVIYIIITPRSFKFHVNQAKLTQFNFTNNNTTLNYNLVLNFTAQNPNKKLKIYYDVVEANAFYKGYNFSATDMNKPLRTLQETKSVDYRMSAVFIGQHVMMLDRDEVDEFQEDYKNGIFGIDIKIYFSIRFRLGNFIFGDTKVQAKCDLKVPLSSNNSGKMVDPFDPTKCVVDF; this is encoded by the coding sequence ATGGACCAAGAAAACCCCAACCCACCATCAGAACAACCCTCAAAACGTAGCACAAGATGTTGTTTCTGTCTCTACCGTGTCTTATGGATAATTCTTGTCACAATTATCATCCTTGTTTCCCTCATCATCCTCGTTATATACATCATAATCACACCACGTTCGTTCAAATTCCATGTTAACCAAGCCAAACTCACTCAATTCaacttcaccaacaacaacaccacCTTAAACTATAACCTAGTACTCAACTTCACTGCTCAAAACCCTaacaaaaaactcaaaatctACTACGATGTCGTTGAAGCCAACGCTTTCTATAAGGGATACAATTTCTCTGCCACGGATATGAACAAGCCATTGCGCACCCTTCAGGAAACCAAAAGTGTGGATTACCGTATGAGTGCTGTTTTTATTGGTCAACATGTGATGATGCTTGATCGTGATGAGGTTGATGAGTTTCAAGAAGATTACAAAAATGGTATTTTTGGTATTGATATTAAGATTTATTTTAGTATAAGGTTTAGGCTTGGAAATTTTATATTTGGTGACACCAAAGTCCAAGCAAAATGTGATCTAAAGGTTCCTCTTAGTTCTAATAATAGTGGGAAAATGGTTGATCCGTTTGATCCCACCAAGTGTGTGGTGGATTTCTGA